One part of the Mariniblastus fucicola genome encodes these proteins:
- a CDS encoding DUF547 domain-containing protein, whose protein sequence is MTTHKLCQFLGAAMMAIVTFSAVNADEFAGKQWPAAKQVAIDDVKHDSWDSLLQKYVDEDGMVNYQDWQNNETDRALLQTYLESLSQANPNAKSDEKAKLAYWINAYNALTVEGILRVYPTTSIRNHTARLIGYNIWKNLYLYSGSSKINLDSIEHQVLRKMNEPRIHFAIVCASIGCPRLLNRAYTADDLEDQLTANATDFFSRSQNLKIDTKDSILYLSSIMSWFGSDFGDSTTKQVQTIAPYMSKEAKAFVAKGNFSVRYLDYDWDLNKQK, encoded by the coding sequence ATGACGACCCACAAACTCTGCCAATTTTTAGGCGCTGCCATGATGGCCATCGTGACGTTTTCCGCCGTCAACGCCGACGAATTCGCGGGCAAGCAATGGCCAGCCGCCAAGCAAGTTGCGATCGATGACGTGAAACATGACTCCTGGGATTCGTTGCTGCAAAAGTACGTCGACGAGGACGGGATGGTGAACTATCAGGATTGGCAAAACAACGAAACCGACCGCGCGTTGTTGCAGACGTACTTGGAGAGCCTCAGCCAGGCGAATCCAAACGCGAAATCGGACGAAAAGGCAAAGCTGGCTTACTGGATCAACGCCTACAACGCCTTGACGGTCGAAGGCATTCTTCGCGTTTACCCGACGACCAGCATTCGCAACCATACGGCCCGATTGATCGGCTACAACATCTGGAAGAATCTCTATCTCTATTCGGGCAGTTCGAAGATCAATCTGGACAGCATCGAGCATCAGGTGCTGCGGAAAATGAATGAGCCACGAATTCACTTTGCGATTGTGTGTGCTTCGATCGGCTGTCCCCGTTTGTTGAATCGGGCTTACACGGCCGACGACCTGGAAGATCAACTAACAGCCAACGCGACCGATTTCTTTTCGCGATCGCAGAACCTGAAAATCGACACGAAGGATTCGATTCTCTATCTGAGTTCGATCATGAGCTGGTTTGGTTCGGACTTCGGTGACTCGACGACCAAACAGGTTCAGACGATTGCTCCGTACATGTCGAAAGAGGCGAAGGCTTTTGTCGCCAAAGGCAATTTCTCAGTTCGCTATCTGGATTACGATTGGGACTTGAACAAACAGAAGTAA
- the cyaB gene encoding class IV adenylate cyclase: protein MIEIEKKFQVVSFDAIRKQLADESFDVMEEFPPRVQSDEYFNHRQLRFELQDIALRIREVDNKHILTFKGPNRDATTKIRTEVEVELSAEDAEKMTQMFLGMGMHSVAKVVKNRATTLIRWQGANVEVCLDGVDEVGYFVELEIVADGESEIPAAKEKLESLAEKFGLSDSITTSYLEMLLQSRGQM, encoded by the coding sequence ATGATTGAAATTGAAAAAAAGTTTCAGGTCGTCAGCTTTGACGCCATCCGTAAACAGCTGGCTGACGAAAGCTTCGACGTGATGGAGGAATTTCCGCCCAGGGTCCAGTCTGACGAGTACTTCAATCATCGGCAACTGCGATTCGAACTGCAGGATATCGCGTTGCGGATTCGTGAAGTCGACAACAAACACATTTTAACTTTCAAAGGTCCAAACCGCGACGCGACGACAAAGATCCGAACCGAGGTCGAAGTCGAGTTGTCGGCTGAGGACGCGGAAAAGATGACGCAAATGTTTCTTGGCATGGGCATGCACTCGGTGGCCAAAGTCGTCAAGAACCGGGCCACGACGCTGATCCGTTGGCAAGGAGCCAATGTCGAAGTCTGCCTCGATGGGGTCGATGAGGTCGGCTATTTTGTGGAACTTGAAATCGTCGCTGATGGCGAATCGGAAATTCCGGCTGCGAAAGAGAAACTGGAATCGCTCGCCGAAAAATTTGGGCTTAGCGATTCGATCACGACCAGCTACCTCGAAATGCTGCTGCAGTCTCGCGGACAAATGTAA